A genomic window from Thiomonas arsenitoxydans includes:
- a CDS encoding fatty acid desaturase: MSSAATDPRSIPARLNLLLAVMALTMSGWLWIALPLLLPALPALGWSLLVVVLATTFYWSLLHEGIHAVLLPDRRLNDALSRLLAIGFPAPFAVLRFGHLKHHQFNRTAIDRSEVFDPALTTRSAAAWRYYPQLLIGLYASEVAALLLVWLPPAWLLRLAQHLPAEPGLPSLAQSLERQLLKPDTLRPMRLDSLASLVLMACSVWLYGAHVWMLLLALLGRGLLISLTDNAYHYGTPLHQPGDDVRHARNLRLPQLASALILYFNYHAVHHRHPALPWRALPAAAHPGEIAAAAPYAAGLLVQLRGPIAVHDLPRRG, encoded by the coding sequence ATGAGCAGCGCGGCAACCGACCCTCGCAGCATTCCGGCGCGGCTCAATCTGTTGCTCGCGGTCATGGCGCTGACGATGTCAGGCTGGCTGTGGATCGCTCTGCCGCTGCTGCTGCCCGCGCTGCCTGCTTTGGGATGGAGTCTGCTGGTCGTGGTGCTGGCGACCACTTTTTACTGGTCTTTGCTGCACGAAGGCATCCACGCCGTGCTGCTTCCCGACCGGCGCCTGAACGACGCGCTTTCGCGCCTGCTGGCCATCGGCTTTCCGGCGCCGTTTGCGGTGCTGCGGTTCGGGCATCTCAAGCACCACCAGTTCAACCGCACCGCTATCGACCGCAGCGAAGTGTTCGATCCGGCCTTGACCACGCGCAGCGCGGCCGCCTGGCGTTACTACCCGCAACTGCTCATCGGCCTGTATGCCAGCGAAGTGGCCGCGCTGCTGCTGGTGTGGTTGCCGCCGGCCTGGCTGCTGCGGCTGGCACAGCATCTGCCGGCCGAGCCCGGTCTGCCGTCGCTGGCGCAGAGTCTGGAGCGGCAACTGCTCAAGCCCGACACCCTGCGCCCCATGCGTCTGGACAGCCTGGCGTCACTGGTGCTGATGGCGTGCAGCGTCTGGCTCTACGGCGCGCATGTCTGGATGCTGCTGCTGGCGCTGCTGGGCCGGGGGCTGCTGATTTCGCTCACCGACAACGCCTATCACTACGGCACCCCGCTGCACCAGCCGGGCGACGACGTGCGCCATGCCCGCAACCTGCGGCTGCCGCAGCTGGCGTCGGCGCTGATCTTGTACTTCAACTACCACGCGGTGCACCACCGCCACCCGGCGCTGCCGTGGCGCGCCTTGCCCGCAGCCGCGCACCCGGGAGAGATCGCCGCCGCCGCACCGTATGCGGCAGGGCTGCTCGTGCAGTTGCGCGGGCCGATCGCGGTGCACGATCTACCGCGGCGCGGCTGA
- a CDS encoding thiazole synthase, producing MDLADMNQTASPVQPHCAVLSQPDPLQVGGVSLHSRLFLGTARYPAPSVLAEAVQAAQVEVLTVSLRRLAPESQSGQAWWQRIREMGRHLLPNTAGCHSAEEAITVAQMAREIFGTHWIKLEVIGDDYTLQPDPWGTVAAAQTLVREGFAVFAYTTDDLVTALKLRDVGVAAIMPWAAPIGTGAGPRNLPALRTLRERLPDSVLVVDAGIGTPHHAAQVMELGYDAVLVNTAVAEAGDPVAMARAFTLSVQAGRLAHRALPMRTREVAQASTPMVGVPFWHQGS from the coding sequence ATGGATCTCGCAGACATGAATCAGACGGCTTCTCCCGTGCAACCCCACTGCGCCGTGCTGAGCCAGCCCGATCCCTTGCAGGTTGGCGGCGTCAGCTTGCACAGCCGCCTGTTTCTGGGCACCGCGCGTTATCCGGCGCCCAGCGTGCTCGCCGAGGCCGTGCAGGCCGCGCAGGTGGAGGTGCTCACCGTGTCGTTGCGCCGCTTAGCTCCAGAAAGTCAGTCCGGGCAGGCGTGGTGGCAGCGCATCCGTGAGATGGGGCGGCATCTGCTACCCAACACCGCCGGTTGTCACTCCGCGGAAGAGGCCATCACCGTGGCGCAGATGGCGCGCGAAATTTTCGGCACTCACTGGATCAAGCTCGAAGTCATCGGCGACGACTACACCCTGCAGCCCGATCCCTGGGGCACCGTGGCCGCCGCGCAAACTCTGGTGCGTGAGGGCTTCGCCGTGTTCGCCTACACCACCGACGATCTGGTGACCGCGCTCAAGCTGCGTGACGTCGGGGTCGCCGCCATCATGCCCTGGGCCGCGCCCATCGGCACCGGCGCCGGGCCGCGCAACCTGCCCGCACTGCGCACCCTGCGCGAGCGCCTGCCCGACAGCGTGCTGGTAGTCGATGCCGGCATCGGCACCCCCCACCACGCCGCGCAGGTGATGGAACTGGGTTATGACGCCGTGCTGGTTAACACCGCAGTGGCCGAGGCCGGCGACCCGGTGGCGATGGCCCGCGCTTTTACACTGAGTGTGCAGGCCGGCCGTCTGGCCCACCGCGCGCTGCCCATGCGCACGCGCGAAGTGGCGCAAGCCTCCACGCCCATGGTGGGCGTGCCGTTCTGGCATCAGGGGAGTTGA
- a CDS encoding EAL domain-containing protein, whose product MGAPELIAPSALPTADSVLQAQWVRERLGAASSSDAFARAQLRLALQEQRLRVAYQPILRLDDLQTMGQEALARLLTPQGRVVTAEAFIGTAAKLGIEPRIDAVITAQAMAAASQPVPFAAAPGKLFLNCSSAFLAEPSCMDKLAQQHRHWRQRQSGADTSQTPWVLEITERNLDTDPARLLANLEPLLDLGFELALDDFGSNHSAFPYLLALPIRYLKLDRSLVQTGLRTAKGEQVMRHLLQLALDLNLITIAEGVESQTALQWLRDLGVHWGQGFFWGQPTAVRSTL is encoded by the coding sequence ATGGGCGCGCCAGAGCTCATCGCACCGTCGGCCTTGCCTACTGCAGACTCCGTCCTTCAGGCCCAGTGGGTGCGGGAACGGCTGGGCGCCGCCAGCAGCAGCGACGCCTTTGCGCGCGCCCAACTGCGGCTGGCCTTGCAGGAACAGCGGCTGCGCGTGGCCTATCAGCCCATCCTGCGTCTGGACGATCTGCAGACGATGGGCCAGGAGGCGCTGGCGCGTCTGCTGACCCCGCAAGGGCGGGTGGTGACGGCGGAGGCGTTCATCGGCACGGCCGCTAAATTAGGCATCGAGCCGCGCATCGACGCTGTCATCACAGCGCAAGCCATGGCCGCCGCTTCTCAGCCCGTACCGTTCGCGGCGGCCCCGGGGAAATTGTTCCTCAACTGCTCCAGCGCTTTCCTGGCTGAGCCGTCCTGCATGGACAAGCTCGCGCAGCAGCACCGGCACTGGCGGCAGAGGCAGAGCGGCGCCGATACAAGCCAGACACCTTGGGTGCTGGAAATCACCGAGCGCAATCTCGACACCGATCCGGCCCGCCTTCTTGCGAACCTCGAGCCCTTGCTCGATCTGGGCTTTGAACTGGCGCTCGACGATTTCGGCAGCAATCACAGCGCCTTCCCATATCTGCTGGCCCTGCCCATCCGCTATCTCAAACTGGACCGAAGCCTGGTGCAGACGGGCCTGCGCACGGCCAAGGGCGAGCAGGTGATGCGCCACCTGCTCCAGCTTGCGCTAGACCTGAACCTCATCACCATCGCCGAAGGCGTGGAAAGCCAGACGGCGCTGCAGTGGCTGCGCGACCTCGGCGTGCATTGGGGACAGGGGTTTTTCTGGGGGCAGCCAACCGCCGTGCGGTCGACGCTATGA
- the thiC gene encoding phosphomethylpyrimidine synthase ThiC, with the protein MSALPESRYKVDAPELTERITRTPPAASSKIYVQGSRADLRVPMREIKLADTPAVFGVEKNPPFAVYDTSGPYTDPQVSIDLARGLPALRSPWIAERGDTERLPAFSSDTTRRHNADAGLDAVRFPQLPLPRRAKAGANVSQMHYARKGLVTPEMEFIAIRENQRQEEMLDAGRLKQHPGQHFGANIQSRITPEFVRDEVARGRAIIPNNINHPESEPMIIGRNFLVKINANIGNSATTSSIAEEVEKMVWSIRWGADTVMDLSTGKHIHETREWILRNSPVPIGTVPIYQALEKVGGVAEDLTWELFRDTLIEQAEQGVDYFTIHAGVRLPFIPLSAKRVTGIVSRGGSIMAKWCLAHHKESFLYEHFEDICDIMKAYDVAFSLGDGLRPGSIADANDEAQFAELDTLGELTQIAWKHDVQTMIEGPGHVPMQLIKENMDRQLEKCGEAPFYTLGPLTTDIAPGYDHITSAIGAAMIGWYGTAMLCYVTPKEHLGLPDKQDVRDGIVTYKIAAHAADLAKGHPGAQARDNALSKARFEFRWDDQFNLGLDPEKAKEFHDETLPKDAFKTAHFCSMCGPKFCSMKITQEVREYAAKQGVDAEQAVEVGMAEMSAEFRAGGSEVYVHAPLPGRPKAGRAPSGGGEGEAAAGGGVYSAAGFAGSCAATAGELKT; encoded by the coding sequence ATGTCTGCACTGCCCGAATCCCGCTACAAGGTCGATGCCCCTGAGCTGACCGAGCGCATCACCCGTACCCCCCCCGCCGCGTCCAGCAAGATTTATGTGCAGGGCAGCCGTGCCGACCTTCGCGTGCCCATGCGCGAGATCAAGCTGGCCGATACCCCTGCGGTATTTGGCGTGGAAAAAAATCCGCCCTTCGCGGTCTATGACACCTCCGGGCCCTACACCGATCCGCAGGTGAGCATCGACCTGGCGCGCGGCCTGCCCGCGCTGCGCTCGCCGTGGATTGCCGAGCGCGGTGATACCGAGCGACTGCCCGCCTTCAGCTCCGACACCACGCGCCGCCACAACGCCGATGCGGGTCTGGATGCGGTGCGCTTTCCGCAGTTACCGCTGCCGCGACGTGCCAAGGCCGGCGCCAACGTCAGCCAGATGCACTACGCGCGTAAGGGGCTGGTTACGCCCGAGATGGAGTTCATCGCTATCCGGGAGAATCAGCGGCAGGAAGAAATGCTCGATGCCGGACGGCTGAAGCAGCACCCCGGCCAGCATTTTGGCGCGAACATCCAATCGCGCATCACGCCGGAATTCGTGCGCGATGAAGTGGCGCGCGGCCGTGCCATCATCCCCAACAACATCAACCACCCGGAGAGCGAACCGATGATCATCGGCCGCAACTTCCTGGTGAAAATCAACGCCAATATCGGCAACTCGGCCACCACGTCGAGCATTGCCGAAGAGGTGGAAAAAATGGTCTGGTCCATCCGCTGGGGCGCCGACACGGTGATGGATCTGAGCACGGGAAAACACATTCACGAGACCCGTGAGTGGATTCTGCGCAACTCGCCCGTGCCCATCGGCACCGTGCCCATTTATCAGGCGCTGGAGAAGGTGGGCGGCGTGGCCGAAGACCTCACCTGGGAGCTGTTTCGCGACACCCTGATCGAGCAGGCCGAGCAGGGCGTGGACTACTTCACCATCCACGCCGGGGTGCGTCTGCCCTTCATTCCGCTGAGCGCCAAACGTGTCACCGGCATCGTCTCGCGCGGCGGCTCGATCATGGCCAAGTGGTGCCTCGCGCATCACAAGGAGAGCTTTCTGTACGAACACTTCGAGGATATCTGCGACATCATGAAGGCCTACGACGTGGCGTTCTCGCTGGGTGACGGCCTGCGTCCTGGCAGTATTGCCGATGCCAACGACGAAGCGCAGTTCGCCGAGCTCGACACCCTGGGCGAACTCACGCAGATCGCCTGGAAGCACGACGTGCAGACCATGATCGAAGGCCCTGGCCATGTGCCCATGCAGCTCATCAAGGAAAACATGGACAGGCAGTTGGAGAAGTGCGGCGAGGCGCCTTTCTACACGCTCGGCCCGCTGACCACCGACATCGCGCCCGGCTACGACCACATTACCAGCGCCATCGGCGCGGCGATGATCGGCTGGTACGGCACCGCGATGCTCTGCTACGTCACGCCCAAGGAGCACCTAGGCCTGCCCGACAAGCAGGACGTGCGCGACGGCATCGTCACCTACAAGATCGCCGCGCACGCGGCCGATCTGGCCAAGGGCCACCCCGGCGCGCAGGCGCGTGACAACGCGCTCTCCAAGGCGCGCTTCGAGTTCCGCTGGGACGACCAGTTCAACCTCGGCCTCGATCCGGAAAAGGCCAAGGAGTTTCACGACGAAACCCTGCCGAAAGACGCCTTCAAGACCGCGCATTTCTGCTCCATGTGCGGGCCGAAATTCTGCTCGATGAAAATCACGCAGGAAGTGCGCGAGTACGCCGCCAAACAGGGCGTGGATGCAGAGCAGGCCGTCGAGGTGGGCATGGCGGAAATGTCAGCCGAATTCCGCGCGGGAGGCAGCGAGGTCTATGTGCACGCTCCGCTGCCGGGCCGCCCCAAGGCGGGGCGCGCCCCCTCGGGGGGCGGCGAAGGCGAAGCTGCAGCAGGGGGGGGCGTTTACTCCGCTGCCGGGTTCGCGGGCTCCTGCGCCGCAACAGCAGGAGAACTGAAGACATGA
- the thiO gene encoding glycine oxidase ThiO — MTRTAEVVIAGAGLAGRLLAWRLLSAGVPVTLVDARGRDDRDHAAGVAAAMLAPYAELVVGDADLFTLGEQSLALWPQWLATVQAQTGQAVDFHHEGSLVVAHAPDYPGLAHYADLIRYRLPADKRDAVQSLDGPGIAELEPEFAGRFSRGLWLPLEGQLDNGQLLQALQAAIEQAMARVGGQWLDRTSVQSVQARSVHTTDGTLIEADAVVDCRGVNAAWPGLRGVRGEVLTVTCPAVNLRRPVRLIHPRYMLYIVPRSEGRFIIGATELESQDTGPITVRSMLELASALYSVHPAFGEARIIRVATSLRPATDDHQPVWAQHEGVWQLNGFYRHGYLVAPAMVQRAERDLLVLLRSQTVETLG, encoded by the coding sequence ATGACGCGGACTGCTGAAGTGGTGATCGCGGGGGCCGGGCTTGCTGGTCGCCTGCTGGCGTGGCGTCTGCTCAGTGCAGGCGTGCCGGTCACCCTGGTCGATGCACGCGGCCGCGATGATCGCGACCATGCGGCCGGGGTCGCTGCCGCCATGCTGGCCCCCTATGCCGAGCTGGTGGTGGGCGATGCCGATCTGTTCACGCTCGGTGAGCAGTCTTTGGCGCTATGGCCGCAATGGCTGGCCACGGTGCAGGCGCAGACCGGGCAGGCGGTGGACTTTCACCACGAAGGCTCGCTGGTGGTCGCGCACGCGCCCGACTACCCCGGGCTGGCGCACTATGCCGACCTCATCCGCTACCGCCTGCCTGCCGACAAACGCGACGCGGTGCAAAGCCTGGACGGGCCGGGCATCGCCGAACTGGAGCCCGAATTTGCCGGACGTTTCAGCCGCGGTCTTTGGCTGCCGCTCGAAGGCCAGCTCGACAACGGGCAATTGCTGCAAGCCCTGCAAGCCGCCATCGAGCAGGCCATGGCGCGCGTGGGCGGGCAGTGGCTCGATCGCACGAGCGTGCAAAGCGTGCAGGCCCGCTCGGTACACACCACCGACGGCACGCTGATCGAGGCCGATGCGGTGGTGGACTGCCGCGGCGTGAACGCGGCCTGGCCGGGCTTGCGCGGCGTGCGCGGCGAAGTGCTCACCGTGACCTGCCCGGCGGTGAACCTGCGCCGTCCGGTGCGGCTGATCCATCCGCGCTACATGCTCTACATCGTGCCGCGCAGCGAAGGGCGCTTCATCATTGGCGCGACCGAACTGGAGTCGCAGGACACCGGGCCGATCACCGTGCGCTCCATGCTCGAACTCGCCAGCGCGCTCTACAGCGTGCATCCGGCGTTTGGCGAAGCGCGCATCATCCGCGTGGCCACCAGCCTGCGCCCCGCAACCGACGACCATCAACCCGTGTGGGCGCAGCACGAAGGCGTCTGGCAATTGAACGGCTTCTATCGCCACGGCTATCTCGTGGCCCCGGCGATGGTGCAGCGGGCCGAGCGCGATCTGTTGGTTCTGCTGCGCTCGCAGACCGTGGAGACTCTTGGATGA
- a CDS encoding ArnT family glycosyltransferase codes for MRHSTSLHCSTPQAAATPAHKPGRIAALADARWRASLLVDGLVLLIAAASLFWRLGAAPIRDTNEALYASIALAMAHGGSWIIPHLDGVPYIEKPPLLYWLMALSFKAFGAGAWQARLPDALAAWLTVLGCIVLGRAVSAPLAGRFAALVTGTALGYVLIARNILFDPLMVFFWLAALALLVLAVERRQRVWLRAAAVAVAIATLTKGPEALLLLGLVALVQLLAAPGAWKRSELLKFYLDPWAIAIFVLVAAPWHLAALRILPGFGWFFFVNETIGRFLGTRIPDDFHHGPWWYYGPKLLIGFFQWTPLLAVLAAFAPRLHGDDTATASARWARNTAIILTVFFSSASDKGAYYLLPVVPLVAWWLGVRLQAALRADDDGAALPRRLGLGALLFGMAALGLWGLTFTPPLHAELLRSGLPAAQFGWLPALVIGVALAAFIGGALLWSRRLALGLAVFSLSAVIMVDFSAQLAVAKTAEISQKQVAGVMHRLLPADTVWFSWQTFEDHDASLLFYGVPHLFVIDSASEDLWFGCRDDRRQNTCVNENALLKARAEGKPFAVWVSRKRLQSWQASGLAHGLHSQPFKDSVVFYSRGAKR; via the coding sequence ATGCGTCATAGCACCTCCCTGCATTGCTCAACCCCACAAGCCGCAGCAACGCCTGCCCACAAGCCAGGGCGGATCGCGGCGCTGGCCGATGCGCGGTGGCGAGCCAGTCTTCTGGTTGATGGCCTTGTGCTGCTGATTGCAGCGGCGAGCCTGTTCTGGCGTCTGGGTGCCGCCCCCATCCGCGACACCAACGAGGCGCTCTATGCCAGCATTGCCCTGGCGATGGCGCATGGCGGATCGTGGATCATCCCCCATCTCGACGGCGTTCCCTACATCGAAAAGCCGCCGCTGCTCTATTGGTTGATGGCGCTGAGCTTCAAGGCCTTCGGCGCCGGGGCCTGGCAGGCGCGGCTGCCCGACGCCCTGGCCGCGTGGCTGACGGTGCTCGGGTGCATCGTGTTGGGCCGGGCGGTGTCCGCGCCGCTTGCGGGCCGGTTCGCCGCGCTGGTCACCGGCACGGCATTGGGCTATGTGCTGATCGCCCGCAACATCCTGTTCGATCCGCTGATGGTGTTTTTCTGGCTGGCCGCCCTGGCTCTGCTGGTGCTTGCAGTGGAGCGCCGGCAGCGGGTCTGGCTGCGTGCCGCCGCTGTTGCAGTGGCGATCGCCACGCTGACCAAAGGCCCGGAGGCGCTGCTGTTGCTCGGCCTGGTCGCCCTGGTGCAACTGCTGGCGGCCCCCGGCGCATGGAAGCGCAGCGAACTGCTGAAGTTCTATCTCGATCCTTGGGCTATCGCCATTTTCGTACTGGTTGCGGCCCCCTGGCATCTGGCCGCGCTGCGCATCCTGCCGGGTTTTGGCTGGTTTTTCTTTGTCAACGAAACCATCGGCCGGTTTCTGGGCACGCGCATTCCAGATGATTTTCACCACGGGCCTTGGTGGTACTACGGCCCCAAGCTGCTGATCGGCTTTTTTCAGTGGACGCCGCTGCTCGCCGTGCTCGCCGCGTTTGCGCCCCGCTTGCACGGCGACGATACGGCCACCGCGTCAGCGCGCTGGGCGCGCAACACCGCAATCATCCTCACCGTTTTCTTTAGCTCTGCGAGCGACAAGGGAGCGTATTACCTCCTGCCCGTGGTGCCCTTGGTCGCCTGGTGGCTGGGTGTGCGGCTGCAGGCGGCCCTGCGGGCCGATGACGACGGCGCCGCCTTGCCCCGTCGCCTTGGGCTGGGGGCGCTGCTGTTCGGCATGGCCGCGCTGGGCCTCTGGGGGTTGACATTCACGCCGCCGCTTCATGCCGAATTGCTGCGCTCTGGCCTGCCCGCAGCGCAATTCGGCTGGCTGCCCGCGCTGGTCATCGGGGTTGCGCTGGCGGCGTTCATCGGCGGCGCGCTGCTGTGGTCGCGCAGGCTGGCCCTCGGTCTGGCGGTCTTCAGCCTGAGCGCGGTGATCATGGTGGATTTCTCCGCTCAGCTCGCTGTCGCTAAAACGGCCGAGATCTCGCAGAAACAGGTCGCTGGGGTCATGCATCGACTCTTACCCGCAGACACCGTGTGGTTCTCCTGGCAAACCTTCGAGGATCATGATGCATCGCTTTTGTTCTACGGCGTCCCTCATTTGTTCGTGATCGACAGCGCCAGCGAAGACCTGTGGTTCGGCTGCCGGGACGACAGGCGGCAGAACACTTGCGTGAACGAAAACGCGCTGCTGAAGGCCCGAGCCGAGGGCAAGCCCTTCGCTGTGTGGGTGTCGCGCAAGCGGCTGCAAAGCTGGCAGGCCAGCGGGCTCGCCCACGGCTTGCACAGCCAGCCTTTCAAGGACAGCGTGGTGTTTTACAGCCGCGGCGCCAAACGCTAA
- the thiS gene encoding sulfur carrier protein ThiS — protein MSTPNLQTASALSLQINGEAVQTSSATLADLLSERGYDTTQALACAVNRHFVPRTLWAQQVLQPGDAIEVVSPVVGG, from the coding sequence ATGAGCACCCCCAATCTTCAAACCGCATCGGCTCTGTCGCTGCAAATCAACGGCGAGGCCGTGCAAACTTCCAGCGCCACACTGGCCGATCTGCTCTCCGAGCGCGGCTATGACACCACGCAGGCTTTGGCTTGCGCGGTGAATCGGCATTTCGTGCCGCGCACCCTTTGGGCGCAACAGGTCTTGCAGCCGGGCGACGCCATCGAAGTGGTCAGCCCCGTGGTGGGAGGATGA
- a CDS encoding TMEM175 family protein, translating to MKKERLEAFSDGVFAIIITIMVLELKVPHGEHLDALLPLWPVFLSYVLSFVYVGIYWNNHHHLFQACDRVSGAVLWANLHLLFWLSLFPFVTGWLGENHFAELPAAVYGIVLLMAAMAYWILQKTLIAAEGERSVLRRALGQDWKGKLSPVLYLAGIVVSFWQAGAALAFYVGVALLWLVPDRRIEKTLR from the coding sequence GTGAAAAAAGAACGTCTGGAAGCCTTCAGCGATGGCGTGTTCGCCATCATCATCACCATCATGGTGCTGGAATTGAAAGTGCCGCACGGCGAGCATCTCGACGCTCTCCTGCCGCTGTGGCCGGTCTTTCTCAGCTATGTGCTCAGCTTTGTCTATGTGGGCATTTACTGGAACAACCACCATCATCTGTTTCAGGCGTGCGACCGGGTTTCTGGCGCGGTCTTGTGGGCCAACCTGCACCTGCTGTTCTGGCTCTCGCTATTCCCTTTCGTCACCGGCTGGCTGGGGGAAAACCACTTCGCCGAGCTGCCTGCTGCGGTGTACGGCATCGTGCTGCTGATGGCTGCGATGGCCTATTGGATTCTGCAAAAAACACTGATCGCCGCGGAAGGCGAGCGATCGGTGCTGCGGCGCGCCTTGGGCCAGGACTGGAAGGGCAAGCTCTCGCCAGTGCTCTACCTTGCAGGCATCGTGGTCAGTTTTTGGCAGGCCGGGGCGGCGCTTGCGTTTTATGTAGGGGTGGCGCTGCTCTGGCTGGTTCCTGACCGGCGGATTGAAAAAACGCTGCGCTAA
- a CDS encoding bifunctional diguanylate cyclase/phosphodiesterase translates to MLSLVQPQIGYLAILLDRLLTHGELRVEFQPVFDLRGQSIHAFEALARGPQSSPLERPDALFQTARENGRLYELDALCVRTSLETFARLNLPGQLFVNVTQTLLDSGWLGSSAALDLLQRLGLPPSRIVFELLESDDLLKDGVGMEQAEHLHRLGFTLALDDMGRGFGRFEAWQRLHPRYLKIDRAFCAGLADDAIKAAFVRSMLLMAEASRSWVVAEGVESARDLRVLREIGVQLAQGFVLERPSAAPSREMRPAQRGLIEAAQPELYPLASRGSVEQSALGLARPIAPVQPQVRLEEVLRRFDAQPDLMSIPVVDANGRALGILNRYVLADRLWRPHVRDLLGNKPCAQVMSADVLKLDVSSSLHQASQLIADASFRHATEGVLVTEQGDYRGLLLVGDLLRLVNEFQIQTARYANPLTLLPGNVPINEQIDRLLASGQSFVAAYGDIDHFKPFNDVFGYRLGDEVIVLLADLLRARFGRPGDFVGHIGGDDFIVVSAEPDAVERLQTIPQEFAAEMPRFFNADQRERGGYEAVNRRGEAQWFGFPTVSFGVLTLASGQVESHREVSALLVELKKVAKAQAYDRVFIDRRQYGPQMPPALR, encoded by the coding sequence ATGCTTTCTCTCGTACAACCCCAGATCGGCTATCTCGCCATCCTGCTCGACCGGCTGCTTACGCATGGCGAGCTGCGCGTGGAGTTTCAGCCGGTGTTCGATCTGCGGGGTCAGTCGATCCACGCCTTTGAGGCGCTGGCGCGCGGACCGCAGAGCTCGCCGCTGGAGCGACCGGATGCGCTGTTTCAGACCGCGCGGGAGAACGGGCGCTTGTACGAGCTCGATGCCCTGTGCGTGCGCACGAGTTTAGAGACGTTCGCCCGGCTGAATTTGCCGGGGCAGTTGTTCGTCAACGTCACGCAGACCTTGCTCGATTCGGGCTGGCTGGGCAGCTCGGCCGCGCTCGATTTGTTGCAAAGACTGGGCTTGCCGCCGTCGCGCATCGTGTTCGAGTTGCTGGAAAGCGATGATCTGCTGAAAGACGGCGTGGGCATGGAGCAGGCCGAACATCTGCACCGCCTCGGTTTTACGCTGGCGCTGGACGACATGGGGCGGGGTTTCGGCCGCTTTGAAGCTTGGCAGCGCCTGCATCCGCGCTATCTCAAGATCGACCGGGCGTTCTGCGCCGGGCTGGCCGATGATGCGATCAAGGCGGCGTTCGTGCGCTCGATGTTGCTCATGGCCGAGGCCAGCCGTTCTTGGGTGGTGGCCGAGGGCGTGGAGTCGGCCCGCGATCTGCGCGTGCTGCGCGAAATCGGCGTGCAGTTGGCGCAGGGCTTTGTGTTGGAGCGGCCGTCTGCCGCGCCGTCGCGTGAAATGCGCCCGGCGCAACGGGGCTTGATCGAGGCGGCTCAACCCGAGTTGTACCCGCTGGCTTCGCGCGGCAGCGTGGAACAGTCGGCGCTCGGCCTGGCGCGCCCGATCGCTCCGGTGCAGCCGCAAGTACGGCTGGAAGAGGTGCTGCGCCGCTTCGACGCCCAGCCCGATCTGATGTCGATTCCCGTGGTCGATGCGAACGGGCGCGCCCTGGGTATTCTCAACCGCTATGTGCTGGCCGACCGGCTCTGGCGCCCGCATGTACGCGACCTGCTGGGCAACAAACCCTGCGCCCAGGTGATGAGCGCCGACGTGCTCAAGCTCGATGTGAGCAGCAGTCTGCACCAGGCCAGCCAGTTGATCGCCGATGCCAGCTTTCGCCACGCCACCGAGGGCGTGCTGGTCACCGAGCAGGGCGACTATCGTGGCCTGTTGCTGGTGGGCGATCTGCTGCGGCTGGTCAACGAGTTCCAGATCCAGACTGCGCGCTATGCCAACCCGCTGACGCTGCTGCCGGGCAATGTGCCCATCAACGAACAGATCGATCGCCTGCTGGCCTCGGGGCAGTCTTTCGTGGCGGCGTATGGCGATATCGACCACTTCAAGCCGTTCAACGATGTGTTTGGCTACCGGCTCGGCGACGAGGTCATTGTGCTGCTGGCCGATCTGCTGCGGGCGCGCTTTGGGCGGCCGGGCGATTTTGTCGGCCACATCGGCGGGGATGATTTCATCGTGGTGAGCGCCGAGCCCGATGCCGTCGAGCGTCTGCAGACCATTCCGCAGGAATTCGCCGCCGAGATGCCGCGCTTCTTCAATGCGGATCAACGTGAACGCGGCGGATACGAGGCCGTCAACCGCCGAGGCGAAGCGCAGTGGTTCGGATTTCCCACCGTGTCCTTCGGCGTGCTGACTTTGGCTTCGGGGCAGGTGGAATCGCACCGCGAAGTCTCGGCCCTTCTGGTCGAGCTGAAAAAAGTGGCCAAGGCGCAGGCCTACGACCGGGTGTTTATCGACCGGCGGCAGTACGGCCCGCAAATGCCGCCCGCCTTGAGGTGA